The Ipomoea triloba cultivar NCNSP0323 chromosome 13, ASM357664v1 genomic interval ATTTGGATGATCCAGATGATTTTGAATGGAAAACAGAGTCCACATTTTTTATGAGATCTGTTAGCTCCACAGATGAAGTTAATATGACTATCACCTGCATTAATTGAGCAAAAAATTCTTTATACATTAAGAGCAATAAATAGATATACTTTGCATAGAATTCATTGGCAAAAGGTTATTGTATGTTTAACACTTTAACCAGGTCATCAATAAGCATGCTAAATATGACTAAGTAGCCATTCCATTGATTTATACTTCCAAAAGCAAAGTGGCATAGCAACACATAGAATtcccaatattaaaattaaaataaaaataaaaaggaaagtgTATTACATTATTTTGTTGCACTGACAAGAGAAACTAGCTCAGCACTATTGATCATACAGAAACGTGCATTGGATAGAAAAGACCTAAGTATAACATTCAATGTCTAGGTGCACCTCCAAATGAAATCTCTTTGTATAAACCTAGATCCAATGTTTAAAAAGGCGTTTCTGAGGCGCACCTTAGAGTGAGGCATAGCTGGTAGGCGCTGAGGCATATGCCTCTTAGGCTGAATTAGAGGCTACGCCTCAGCTTTATGGTACACCTCATATGCGCCTCAAGACATTTCTGTGGTGTTCTTTTGATGCGAATCAGGCTTAACCCAAAAAACATTTAGATAATTTAGGcccaatttatttttctatagcCCAATAGGAGATGACCCAACCcaaattagattaaaattagGAGAAAATATTTGACTAGAAACCTGACTTGCGATTGCAAATACCCCAAAACTTGACTTGCGACTCTTGCAACTTGCAACTTGCGACGGCGACCTTCAAATCACATATGCTTGTGTAGCAACCAAATTATTGCTGAACCTTAGTTCATCACTTTATCATGTAAATTGTGGCCTAGTTCTCTCCATTATTCTTTTATCCCAGCAATTCTTATTCCAACAAACAAAATGGACCCCCATCCATCACACCcaccaaaagaaaaataattattgaagtAAAGAGTTTGCCAGTTCAGTGTTCAAAACTGGAGTTGAAAATACATTATGAAATAGGAGAAAAGGCAAACACCAGAACCTACTTGACTGTGTGAAAGTAAAGTCTTATGTTAACCAAGTAATTGTTCAAAATGTAAGGACATCTCATGGCATTTTCATGCTTATCTAGTCATATTAGGAAATAGGAACACCCAACAAAGAAGCACTTCACCTTCTCTTAAGTTCAACTATCAGCCAATGCAACCTCTAAAAGGAAAGGCATCATGTAGTAGAAAAATGCAATAATGAAGGATTAATGAGTGAGTGAATTAACCTTCAACATCATCTGGACAATTATTTCAGGATCTGTGTGAAGAAATCTGTGTGAAAACTCAATAAAATGCATGACCAGAGAGCTGTAAAACAAATAGTTAGCCAACACAAAACCCTGCCAAGCAGAAGAATATCCACGTGTCAATGAATTAGTAACCTCCTTTTGCATATCTTTAGAGGTTACGTCTAAACCTGCATCAAGCTCTGCAAACTCTTCCAAACTGACTGTCCAAGGTTCCAAGTAATTAACCCAAACAGTGAAGACTTGAGATGCAGTTTTTACATGACTGCACACAGGTGAAAACATAAATGTCCTTAATATAAATCTATACAAAGGCCTCTGGACCCATGGGTGCCAATAATTAAAAGAATGCATACTCAATGCATCATCCCTTAATTTAACAGTATCAGCTGACCCTGAATTCCATCTAGGACTCTCAATGTATGAAAAATTATTGTTCCCACCAGCAAGTGTAAATGAGTTCAAGTTCAAATATTTCACAAGAACATTCACCACCTCACATAATCTTGAATTCAGGGGAGTCTCATTCAAAACTGGATGGAAAAGTTTCAACACACCATACATCTTGCACAAGTTCACTGGCAATGGTGAAAAATCATTGTCCACTAGCCAaaagtgtattagtgtattaACGAAAAACTCTGCTCGTTCAGCAACAAATGTGTTATATACTGAAGAGTAATGCAGTAGTGAGCTACAGTATGGTTGATGAGCATTCAAgtcatgcatatatacataagCATGAAGATACGCGAACAAGAGGCGCGCATAAAGATTGCCATCCTTTTTCCACTCTGTTCCAGGCTTATTGTTTGATAAATGAGGAATGGAATAAGCCCAATTCTTGAACCTAAATTCTCTGCTTCTCTTAACTCTAACAGCTGGTGGGGTTTCACTACAGCGCCTACAAACAGGGTAATATGCAAACCAAAAAGTATAATACTCAAAAACATTCAAATGAACCTGAGAAGCTGGACCCTTGATTGAATCCTCCTTCAACCTACCCCTAAACAATGGGCACAAGTCGGACAATATCCTAGAATTCTCTGTTTGAAGCATATGCTGAACCCATACTGGCAATCTTTCAATGGGAAACACATATTTAACCAGAGATAAGTCATCAACAGCTACAATTGATGACAGCAACACACCATTGGGTGATAGTAAGCTGAAGATTCTACCTGTCagaaaagaaaatatgagaATAGGGAAAAACAAATAAAGGTAACACATTTGTTAAATCACAAAACGAATATTAGCTCACGTCTCAAGGAGTAAACAACGCACTCAAATGTAGGCATGTGCATATGCAATATGACAGGACACTGTAGAGTAAAAGTAATGGTCTTGAATTAGTTAGAAAATCCAATGTTAAGAAGCATGCCTGGGAGCTGGGGATCATCCGATAGAGCGGCAATATCGATCCAAGCGGTGGGGGACTGAGCTAGCTTAGCGGCACAGTCGAAACCGAAGATTTTGCAGATTAGGGTAGGAAAAGTGAGGGAGAAGAAGCAGCGGGACTGGTCCGGGGTATGTTTCTGGAGGAAAGACTCCACCTCTGCGCACGCGGCCATGATCTCCAGCGGCGAAGTAGCGCCTAAGACGGCGGTGGCCATCTCGGCGGCCTTGGTCTGCGCCTCCGCCTTAGTATAATACGAACGCGGAATCATTTCCCTCCCTGCAGTgtcagtgtgtgtgtgtgtgtgtgtgtgtgtgtgtgtgagggTTTAAATGAACAAGGGATGGAGAGTGCCGGCACCCGGCAGGGACAATGGGACAGGTTTCTTGATTTGCCggtaaaattttcaaacaaGGCAAAGGATTATTAGGGCCcacaaattatttataatgttgTTTCGGCCCGTAAATTGAGctggtggtttttttttttNtttttttttttttttttttttttttataacaaagcAATAAATTATCGATATACTTACTATAATCATTAGGCAAAACAAAAACTtctgtgagaccgtctcaccatgagtcggatcgggtcgggtcaagatacaaatgtaatacttatatgcacagatgtcatacttatatgctcaaatgtaatattaatcaagaataaaatttttgtcacttataagggaaaatacaatacttttacatttcgatttaaaagtattacgtttttccacaaaagtattacatttgcccttataagtaagaggcact includes:
- the LOC116001884 gene encoding uncharacterized protein LOC116001884 isoform X1; protein product: MIPRSYYTKAEAQTKAAEMATAVLGATSPLEIMAACAEVESFLQKHTPDQSRCFFSLTFPTLICKIFGFDCAAKLAQSPTAWIDIAALSDDPQLPGRIFSLLSPNGVLLSSIVAVDDLSLVKYVFPIERLPVWVQHMLQTENSRILSDLCPLFRGRLKEDSIKGPASQVHLNVFEYYTFWFAYYPVCRRCSETPPAVRVKRSREFRFKNWAYSIPHLSNNKPGTEWKKDGNLYARLLFAYLHAYVYMHDLNAHQPYCSSLLHYSSVYNTFVAERAEFFVNTLIHFWLVDNDFSPLPVNLCKMYGVLKLFHPVLNETPLNSRLCEVVNVLVKYLNLNSFTLAGGNNNFSYIESPRWNSGSADTVKLRDDALSMHSFNYWHPWVQRPLYRFILRTFMFSPVCSHVKTASQVFTVWVNYLEPWTVSLEEFAELDAGLDVTSKDMQKEVTNSLTRGYSSAWQGFVLANYLFYSSLVMHFIEFSHRFLHTDPEIIVQMMLKVIVILTSSVELTDLIKNVDSVFHSKSSGSSKSMLNLDQFTPAIHEQLQDWEDGLCKSEVDGSSLPEIGNKGLKLFSYSEDGGQKLLQLFVLRAESELQAMGGDKLAQNFECLDTLKSQVVHLFGAPIMKKPISMSETTYCEHRRDEIFKPRSFGHRAVVDFKCKDDWMKRPICNDEIAWLAKLLVKFSGWINESLGLNQDMDISSHSWSYIELSSKSMCGTTETMKAVLWFFLSWLICLSGAGVELMRKHGLQVNFRVLALKKVVMMLLIISAYFVLKKVFTASQTGLRNLTA
- the LOC116001884 gene encoding uncharacterized protein LOC116001884 isoform X2 — encoded protein: MIPRSYYTKAEAQTKAAEMATAVLGATSPLEIMAACAEVESFLQKHTPDQSRCFFSLTFPTLICKIFGFDCAAKLAQSPTAWIDIAALSDDPQLPGRIFSLLSPNGVLLSSIVAVDDLSLVKYVFPIERLPVWVQHMLQTENSRILSDLCPLFRGRLKEDSIKGPASQVHLNVFEYYTFWFAYYPVCRRCSETPPAVRVKRSREFRFKNWAYSIPHLSNNKPGTEWKKDGNLYARLLFAYLHAYVYMHDLNAHQPYCSSLLHYSSVYNTFVAERAEFFVNTLIHFWLVDNDFSPLPVNLCKMYGVLKLFHPVLNETPLNSRLCEVVNVLVKYLNLNSFTLAGGNNNFSYIESPRWNSGSADTVKLRDDALSMHSFNYWHPWVQRPLYRFILRTFMFSPVCSHVKTASQVFTVWVNYLEPWTVSLEEFAELDAGLDVTSKDMQKEVTNSLTRGYSSAWQGFVLANYLFYSSLVMHFIEFSHRFLHTDPEIIVQMMLKVIVILTSSVELTDLIKNVDSVFHSKSSGSSKSMLNLDQFTPAIHEQLQDWEDGLCKSEVDGSSLPEIGNKGLKLFSYSEDGGQKLLQLFVLRAESELQAMGGDKLAQNFECLDTLKSQVVHLFGAPIMKKPISMSETTYCEHRRDEIFKPRSFGHRAVVDFKCKDDWMKRPICNDEIAWLAKLLVKFSGWINESLGLNQDMDISSHSWSYIELSSKSMCGTTETMKAVLWFFLSWLICLSGAGVELMRKHGLQPLKLG